The following nucleotide sequence is from Psychroserpens sp. Hel_I_66.
TACACTATTCACCATTTTATTTGATGGCATGTCAATTAATGGTCTATTTAAAACCAAATCACGACCTTTTAAAATAGATGATCTATTTTTTAAAGACCAGTTGTTTGATATCTCATAATCAACAGAGAGATCCAACCCCAAAAGCGATACATTGGTTTGTTTATAACTCCATACAGGGAATGCGCCTCTAATAGTTTGTTCTGTTCCTGAGGGTTCTATGTAAATGAAATCATTCACACGATTATAGAACGTTTCAATGTTGAGTGTCAACTTTTCCGAAGAAAAAAGATAAGAGAATGCAAAACGATTAGACGTTTCTTGATCTATTCTCAAATCTCCCAATTCTATCCTTGCAGCAGAGTGGTGGAGACCATCACTAAATAACTCCGATGGGTTTGGAGCACGATTAGATAAGCTATAATTAAAGAGAACTGCATGATTGTCGTTTATCTCATAAGTTGTTCCTGCGGTAGCAGATACATTATGATATTCAAACTTAGGATTGACCAATAATTGCGTGCCTAAATCCTCAATGACCAAATTTGCAAACTCCACATCATATCCAAGATCTTCCCAACGAGAGGTTCTATAGAATTTTTTAGCATCATAATAATTAAAGTCGTAACGCGCTCCAAAATCTATTCTTAATTTCTCGTTTATACTGAGATCTGTTATAGCATAAATACCTAAATCATATTTGTCATAATCTGGGATTAGGCGTCTTACTCCGGTATCGGGATTTGCAAAGTTATTTTGATAATTTGCAGATACTCCAATTTCATATGTATTACCGTGATTACTATCTAATTTCAACGCAGTTTTTACACTGTGCGTTTTCAAATTGAGATCTATGGCGGGTTTATTTCTGTCATCACCAACTCTAATGTCATACTCCAATCGCTCATTATTTTGAAAATCGTACTGAATATCCATTCTTCCAAATTTTTTAAAGCGCTTGTAAAATTCTGCTTTAAAAATTTGATGTGTCACATCTTGTCTTGGCGAATTTATATCGTAACTAAAATCGTCAATAATTAATGGCTGCTGACTGTTAATTGCATTTACCAAATCTTCAATGTTTCCTATATGCGAAGATCTTAAAATAGCGATTTCATTATTTAAAAAACTGTAAAACACGTTGAATCCCTTTTCAAATGTTTTAAATCCACCATTAATAGAAAAGCTTTTAGAATTAAGTCCAGTGTTTGTTAAGCTATAATCTGGAGATTCAAAATCTCCATAACGTTTTAGTGTTCCTTGACCAGATACGTACCAGCCTTTGGCATAGGTTTTTGTGAGTTTACTAGATAAACTGTAGCCTCTACCGTTTGACTGTGCACTGGCAATTGTTTTTCCGAAGAGTGAATCTTTCAAAAATGCACGTTGCGGATTCATAACAACAACACCTCCAATGGCATCACCACCAAAAGCTAATGCTCCAGAACCTTTTACGACCGAGATACTTTCTGCGGAATTAATATCAATGTTTGGTGCATGCTCAATTCCCCATTCTTGATCTTGAAGTCTTACACCGTTTGTCATGACAATAATTCGACTACTATGCAACCCATTAATAACGGGTTTTACGATTGTATTTCCAGTATTTAATGAGTTTACACCGCTTACTTGTTTTAGTGCATCTCCCAAACTTCCAGAGCTATATGCCTCTAAATTTTTAGATTTTAATACTGTCTCTTGACTTGAATTGGTTTGCGCTATTGCAGAGGATCCTTTGACATTTACTTGTTCTAATTCTTCGATATGATGTTCTAATGTAATATTGTAAACCGTATTACCTTTTACTTCTATATCTAATATTTTAGTTTCACAAGCAATGTGAGAAACGGTTACTCTATAGAGTCCGTCACAAAGATTCTCAAATTTAAAATTTCCGTCGAGATCACTAATGGAATAGCTTTTTAGCGACTCTATATAGAGAGAGGCACCAATAATCTTGCTTCCGTCATGAAAATCGTCGACTGTACCTGTAAGCGTAGAATTGCAATTTTGAGACA
It contains:
- a CDS encoding TonB-dependent receptor, producing MKFYITIISICYSVFAMSQNCNSTLTGTVDDFHDGSKIIGASLYIESLKSYSISDLDGNFKFENLCDGLYRVTVSHIACETKILDIEVKGNTVYNITLEHHIEELEQVNVKGSSAIAQTNSSQETVLKSKNLEAYSSGSLGDALKQVSGVNSLNTGNTIVKPVINGLHSSRIIVMTNGVRLQDQEWGIEHAPNIDINSAESISVVKGSGALAFGGDAIGGVVVMNPQRAFLKDSLFGKTIASAQSNGRGYSLSSKLTKTYAKGWYVSGQGTLKRYGDFESPDYSLTNTGLNSKSFSINGGFKTFEKGFNVFYSFLNNEIAILRSSHIGNIEDLVNAINSQQPLIIDDFSYDINSPRQDVTHQIFKAEFYKRFKKFGRMDIQYDFQNNERLEYDIRVGDDRNKPAIDLNLKTHSVKTALKLDSNHGNTYEIGVSANYQNNFANPDTGVRRLIPDYDKYDLGIYAITDLSINEKLRIDFGARYDFNYYDAKKFYRTSRWEDLGYDVEFANLVIEDLGTQLLVNPKFEYHNVSATAGTTYEINDNHAVLFNYSLSNRAPNPSELFSDGLHHSAARIELGDLRIDQETSNRFAFSYLFSSEKLTLNIETFYNRVNDFIYIEPSGTEQTIRGAFPVWSYKQTNVSLLGLDLSVDYEISNNWSLKNRSSILKGRDLVLNRPLIDMPSNKMVNSVMYNNEKWLNFNASIQSELVLRQNEFPNNNFETFIPTTNETVLVDISTPPPTYHLLHFNSDVTFALSNKTNLNVGLSVQNLLNTSYRNYLNRLRYFADDLGRNILLQLKLNY